A genomic window from Sphingobacterium spiritivorum includes:
- a CDS encoding Dps family protein — protein sequence MKTNIGIKSEHLEKVAQALNILLADETVLYVKTRNAHWNIEGSDFHAVHLFFEEQYNQLSETIDDIAERVRSLGHYAVGTMKQYLEIAHLSESTHGKNDSKTYMKELLGDHESIIMYIRGLVDEFEEKYGDSGSSDFVTALLEQHEKMAWMLRSHLS from the coding sequence ATGAAAACTAATATTGGAATTAAAAGTGAACACTTAGAAAAAGTTGCTCAGGCATTGAATATTTTATTAGCTGATGAAACCGTATTATATGTCAAAACCAGAAATGCACACTGGAATATTGAAGGAAGTGATTTCCATGCGGTTCATTTGTTTTTTGAGGAACAATACAATCAACTTTCAGAAACTATAGACGATATCGCTGAGCGTGTACGTTCATTGGGACACTACGCTGTAGGCACTATGAAACAGTATCTGGAAATAGCGCATTTATCAGAATCCACTCATGGTAAGAATGATAGCAAGACTTATATGAAGGAATTGTTAGGTGACCATGAGTCCATTATCATGTATATACGCGGACTGGTTGATGAATTTGAAGAAAAATATGGAGATAGCGGAAGTTCAGATTTCGTAACAGCTTTATTGGAGCAGCACGAGAAAATGGCCTGGATGTTACGCTCACATTTAAGCTAA
- a CDS encoding aldo/keto reductase: MRKVRLGQSDLEIVPLVFGGNVFGWTLDEKQSFDILDAYLDKGFDAVDTSNQYSHWVPGNTGGESETIIGNWLKKSGGRDKIVLMTKVGGTFPGNPKPNTSKKHILEQVDVSLKRLQTDYIDLYQTHYDDESIPVEETLEAYEQLVKEGKVRWIGTSNMSAQRVLESIELSEQQHWPRYQTLQPEYNLFSREKYETEYEQLAVEQQLGVLTYYSLASGFLTGKYKSEADFNQSARSEGVKKQYWNERGKRIVAALEEVADAYKTTSTAVALAWLIARPSVAAPIVSATRENHLEPFVSAVQLQLSPESMEKLDAASDWK, from the coding sequence ATGAGAAAAGTAAGATTAGGCCAGTCTGATCTGGAAATCGTTCCTTTGGTTTTCGGAGGAAATGTATTTGGCTGGACATTAGATGAAAAGCAGTCATTTGATATTTTAGATGCTTACCTGGATAAGGGATTTGATGCTGTAGATACGTCCAATCAGTATTCGCACTGGGTGCCGGGGAATACAGGAGGGGAGTCCGAAACTATTATCGGAAACTGGCTAAAGAAGAGCGGCGGCAGAGATAAGATTGTACTGATGACAAAAGTGGGAGGGACTTTTCCCGGAAATCCAAAGCCCAATACGTCTAAGAAACATATTCTTGAACAGGTAGACGTTTCATTAAAAAGATTGCAGACGGATTATATTGATCTTTACCAGACCCATTATGATGATGAAAGTATTCCTGTAGAAGAAACACTGGAAGCATATGAGCAGTTGGTAAAGGAAGGCAAAGTAAGATGGATAGGAACTTCTAATATGTCAGCACAGCGGGTACTGGAATCTATAGAGCTAAGTGAACAACAGCATTGGCCACGCTATCAGACTTTGCAGCCGGAATATAATCTCTTTTCAAGAGAAAAATATGAGACAGAATATGAGCAACTTGCTGTAGAGCAGCAGCTTGGTGTATTGACTTACTACTCCTTAGCAAGCGGTTTTCTAACGGGCAAATACAAGAGTGAAGCGGATTTTAATCAATCGGCAAGAAGTGAAGGTGTTAAAAAACAATACTGGAACGAACGCGGAAAGCGTATTGTAGCAGCACTGGAGGAGGTCGCAGATGCTTATAAAACAACTTCTACGGCTGTGGCTTTGGCCTGGCTGATCGCAAGACCATCTGTAGCGGCTCCGATTGTCAGTGCGACCAGAGAAAATCATCTCGAGCCATTTGTATCAGCCGTGCAATTACAGCTTAGTCCTGAATCCATGGAAAAGCTGGACGCTGCAAGCGATTGGAAATAA
- a CDS encoding RluA family pseudouridine synthase, with amino-acid sequence MKRYSSQRIMGKPEFLHHFSQDIRNIPMPGKFTFPFCYEPHALSIIASKELQHYLQHQSDWQHNFGLGNPSDQPVIGKMFGVLVVTDPSGTPGYLCAFSGKLAGTNAHKHFVPPIFDMLQKDSFFLLEEEEINERNRQIASLEQNDSLAKLNTDLETVTRSAEESITLFRLHLKKLKEERKHIRFVQTGILSATEFQLLEADLIKQSLRDKHELAVLQKDWKSKITAIQEQLDNYYSRISVLKEERKSKSALLQSRLFEQYVFLNKKGISKDIRSIFEDFNQSVPPAGAGECAAPKLLQYAFLNRLTPVAMAEFWWGDSPSSEIRKHKNYYPACKGKCEPILSHMLDGMLLEDNPLLEAPKAQADLEILYDDEDIAVVNKPAEFLSVPGIHIQDSVYTRMQAAFPEATGPIIVHRLDMSTSGILLIAKHKDAHKFIQQQFINHSIEKRYVALLDGVVKEDEGIIDLPLRLDLDDRPRQMVCYEYGKKAVTKYQVLSRTDGQTKILFFPVTGRTHQLRVHAAHLLGLHIPIVGDDLYGTKSNRLHLHAAYLSFVHPRTKKTVVFEVKAPF; translated from the coding sequence TTGAAAAGATATAGCAGTCAGCGGATTATGGGCAAACCCGAATTTCTTCATCACTTCAGTCAGGATATCCGGAATATTCCTATGCCCGGAAAGTTTACTTTTCCTTTCTGCTATGAACCGCATGCACTGAGTATAATTGCAAGCAAGGAGTTGCAGCATTATCTGCAACATCAGTCTGATTGGCAGCATAATTTCGGATTGGGCAATCCATCCGATCAGCCGGTGATCGGTAAGATGTTTGGTGTACTGGTTGTAACGGATCCCTCCGGAACTCCGGGATACCTGTGTGCCTTTTCAGGTAAGCTGGCTGGCACCAATGCTCATAAACATTTTGTTCCACCGATCTTCGATATGTTGCAAAAAGACAGTTTTTTTCTGCTGGAAGAAGAAGAAATCAACGAGAGAAACCGGCAGATAGCGTCACTCGAACAGAATGATAGCCTGGCAAAACTAAATACAGATCTGGAAACTGTAACCCGATCTGCAGAAGAATCCATTACACTTTTCAGACTACATCTTAAAAAATTAAAAGAGGAACGAAAACATATCCGTTTTGTACAGACCGGGATCCTCTCTGCAACTGAGTTTCAACTGTTGGAGGCCGACCTGATTAAGCAATCTCTTCGTGACAAACATGAGCTGGCTGTCCTGCAAAAAGACTGGAAATCAAAAATCACAGCGATTCAGGAGCAACTGGATAATTATTATAGCCGTATATCTGTACTCAAAGAAGAAAGAAAGTCTAAATCTGCGCTATTGCAATCCCGGCTTTTCGAGCAATACGTATTTCTCAATAAAAAAGGTATATCCAAAGATATTCGCTCCATATTTGAAGACTTTAATCAATCTGTGCCTCCAGCCGGAGCAGGTGAGTGTGCAGCTCCCAAACTATTACAATATGCTTTTCTGAACCGGCTCACTCCCGTTGCTATGGCTGAATTCTGGTGGGGAGATTCACCTTCATCTGAAATTCGAAAGCATAAAAACTATTACCCGGCATGTAAAGGAAAGTGTGAACCTATTCTATCCCATATGCTGGATGGCATGTTACTCGAAGATAATCCCTTACTTGAAGCCCCAAAAGCACAGGCTGATTTAGAGATCTTGTATGACGATGAAGATATTGCAGTAGTCAATAAGCCTGCTGAATTCTTATCCGTTCCGGGCATTCATATACAGGATTCTGTTTATACCCGTATGCAGGCTGCTTTTCCGGAAGCAACAGGCCCCATTATAGTACATAGGCTGGACATGTCTACCTCAGGCATTCTGCTGATTGCTAAACACAAAGATGCCCACAAGTTTATCCAACAGCAATTTATCAATCACAGTATTGAAAAACGCTATGTTGCTCTTCTTGATGGGGTGGTCAAAGAAGATGAAGGAATTATTGATCTTCCACTGCGCCTGGATCTGGATGACAGGCCACGGCAGATGGTATGCTATGAATATGGCAAAAAAGCCGTGACGAAATATCAGGTATTATCCCGTACAGACGGACAAACAAAGATTCTTTTCTTTCCAGTAACAGGACGCACGCATCAGCTTCGCGTACATGCAGCTCACCTGCTGGGACTACATATCCCTATAGTCGGAGATGATCTCTATGGTACTAAATCCAACAGACTTCATTTGCACGCTGCATACCTTTCTTTTGTACATCCCCGAACAAAAAAAACAGTTGTTTTTGAAGTAAAAGCACCTTTTTAA
- a CDS encoding DUF5686 family protein: MKTTMSEIFTKQIWKGLLFVLLTFIGTTSVFGQQIMLKGKVLDIVTRKPIDYATIAVIGAPAGNSTSTDSRGEFSLKIDGSYTKFRVTYVGYESQDILINPTNSDNITINLVPEENVLEEVVVKAKKAKYRNKDNPAVELIRKVIDNKEKNRLEAQDYAEFQQYEKISMALSNLSEKFKNRKIFKQYQFLFEKDDSVKNENRYVLPAYIEEKLSQVYQRRSPKKTKQFVIAEQKAQFDPKFVDNNGLSNYFNRLYENIDIYDNNISLLTNQFLSPIAGSSPTFYKFFITDTIKTESPYLVELSFFPRNKADMLFKGKLYITLDGNYAVRKAELTVADGINLNFVRDMAIDLDFSKDKSGRFFLTSSSLAMDFALSEKGTGIRGQRTVSYTDFKTGIVQPDSIYQGPDVVIVNENKKGTQAFDEQYWSTHRPVALKKNESVIYRNIDTLQMMPSFKRFMDIAALVLSGYKQAGPVEIGPVNTFYSFNPVEGLRLRVGGRTTEAFSKRFYAESYAAYGFKDEKWKYFISGTYSLNNKSVYSFPMHYIRASFQRDTKIPGQNLEFIQEDNFLLSFKRGENERFLYNDIYRLEYKREFDNNLSYTVGVSKWKQQPAGILTYQMLDENGNSKLFNELNTTEISVGLRWAPKEQYYQGKLYRTPIFNKYPIFTLNYTGGVKGLLDGEYNYHNFTGGVFKRFYLSQLGYADVNLEGTYIAGNEIPFPLLTIHRANQTYAYQLNSFNLMNFMEFVSDHSAYTNIQYYMNGFILNKIPLVKKLKWREVFSFKAVYGGLRNENNPDITNKVFTFQKNEDNVPISYTFADGRPYMEASVGLYNIFKILRVDAVKRLNYLDHPDAPSWGIRARIKFDF; the protein is encoded by the coding sequence ATGAAAACTACTATGAGTGAAATATTTACCAAACAAATCTGGAAGGGTTTACTCTTTGTGCTTTTGACATTTATTGGCACAACTTCCGTTTTTGGTCAGCAAATTATGCTGAAAGGTAAAGTATTGGATATTGTGACTCGTAAACCTATAGATTACGCTACTATTGCCGTTATCGGAGCTCCTGCCGGAAACAGCACTTCAACCGACAGCCGTGGAGAATTTAGTTTAAAAATCGATGGAAGTTATACTAAATTCAGAGTTACCTATGTCGGTTATGAGTCACAGGATATTCTGATCAATCCTACCAATTCGGATAACATCACGATTAATCTTGTTCCGGAAGAAAATGTTCTGGAAGAAGTAGTGGTCAAAGCGAAGAAAGCAAAATACAGAAATAAAGATAATCCAGCTGTAGAATTGATCCGCAAGGTTATCGATAATAAAGAAAAAAACAGGTTAGAAGCTCAGGATTATGCTGAGTTTCAGCAATATGAGAAGATCTCAATGGCACTCAGCAATCTGTCTGAAAAATTTAAAAACAGAAAAATATTCAAACAATACCAGTTTTTATTTGAAAAAGATGATTCTGTAAAAAATGAAAACAGATATGTATTACCGGCTTATATAGAAGAGAAATTATCTCAGGTATACCAGCGCAGGAGTCCGAAAAAGACCAAGCAATTTGTCATCGCAGAGCAGAAGGCACAGTTTGACCCCAAATTTGTAGATAACAACGGACTGAGTAATTACTTCAACAGACTTTACGAAAACATTGATATCTACGACAATAATATTTCATTATTGACGAATCAGTTTTTGAGTCCGATCGCCGGATCATCTCCTACTTTTTATAAGTTTTTTATTACGGATACAATCAAGACTGAATCCCCATATCTGGTTGAACTTAGCTTCTTTCCCCGTAATAAAGCAGATATGTTGTTTAAAGGAAAATTGTATATTACTTTAGATGGCAATTATGCAGTACGTAAAGCGGAGTTAACGGTTGCCGATGGTATTAACCTTAATTTCGTAAGGGATATGGCTATCGATCTGGATTTCAGTAAAGATAAGAGTGGTCGTTTCTTTTTGACCAGCAGTTCGCTGGCGATGGACTTTGCTCTTTCCGAAAAAGGAACCGGTATCCGGGGACAGCGTACCGTCTCCTATACCGACTTTAAGACCGGTATCGTACAGCCGGACAGCATATACCAGGGTCCTGATGTTGTGATTGTCAATGAAAACAAAAAAGGAACTCAGGCATTTGATGAACAATACTGGAGTACGCACCGTCCTGTAGCGCTTAAGAAAAATGAATCTGTAATCTATCGTAATATCGATACGTTACAAATGATGCCTTCTTTCAAACGCTTTATGGATATAGCAGCTCTTGTGCTTTCGGGTTACAAGCAGGCTGGTCCTGTAGAGATCGGCCCAGTCAATACGTTTTACAGTTTCAACCCTGTAGAAGGCTTGAGATTACGTGTGGGCGGACGTACAACAGAAGCTTTCAGTAAACGTTTCTATGCCGAATCCTATGCTGCATATGGTTTTAAAGATGAGAAATGGAAGTATTTTATCAGCGGAACATACTCATTGAATAATAAGTCCGTATATTCCTTCCCGATGCATTATATCCGTGCCTCTTTTCAGAGAGACACCAAAATCCCGGGACAAAATCTGGAATTTATTCAGGAAGACAACTTCTTATTGTCTTTCAAACGCGGAGAGAACGAACGTTTCCTCTATAATGATATCTACCGTTTAGAATACAAAAGAGAATTTGATAATAACTTATCTTATACAGTCGGGGTCAGCAAATGGAAACAACAGCCAGCCGGAATACTTACTTACCAGATGCTGGATGAAAACGGAAATTCAAAACTGTTTAACGAGTTAAATACAACTGAGATCTCAGTGGGCTTACGTTGGGCACCAAAAGAACAATATTATCAGGGTAAGCTGTACAGAACTCCAATATTTAATAAGTACCCTATTTTCACGCTGAATTATACGGGTGGAGTGAAAGGCTTGCTGGATGGAGAATACAACTATCACAACTTTACAGGAGGTGTATTCAAACGTTTCTATCTGTCACAACTGGGATACGCAGATGTCAATCTGGAAGGAACCTATATCGCGGGTAATGAAATACCATTCCCTTTACTTACTATCCACAGGGCGAATCAGACCTATGCATATCAGTTGAATTCATTCAACCTGATGAACTTTATGGAATTTGTAAGTGATCATTCCGCTTACACTAATATTCAATATTATATGAATGGTTTTATTCTGAATAAGATCCCGTTGGTCAAAAAATTAAAATGGAGAGAGGTGTTTAGTTTCAAAGCGGTATACGGAGGTTTACGTAACGAGAACAATCCGGATATCACCAATAAAGTCTTTACATTCCAGAAGAATGAAGATAATGTTCCGATCTCTTACACATTTGCAGATGGACGTCCTTATATGGAAGCCAGCGTAGGTTTGTACAATATATTTAAGATCTTACGTGTAGACGCTGTCAAACGTCTCAACTATCTGGATCATCCGGATGCTCCAAGTTGGGGAATCAGAGCACGTATTAAATTTGATTTTTAG
- a CDS encoding SRPBCC domain-containing protein: protein MNINKKDIVIEAQMLVRRPVGDVFTAFIDPEITRHFWFTSGSSILEKGKTVVWTWEMYDVSAEVEVLDILTNEKISVLWGEPRTHIDFLFQPVSPESTYVQIRNYGFEVLEDEQLISFLTDSTGGFTTVVDGLKVYMEQGINPGLIADKFPAGH, encoded by the coding sequence TTGAATATAAACAAAAAAGACATCGTTATTGAGGCGCAAATGCTTGTCCGCAGACCTGTGGGGGATGTGTTTACAGCTTTTATTGATCCGGAAATAACCCGTCATTTTTGGTTTACATCCGGTAGTTCTATTCTTGAAAAAGGCAAAACTGTAGTCTGGACATGGGAAATGTACGACGTCTCTGCCGAAGTAGAAGTACTGGATATTCTTACAAATGAAAAAATAAGTGTTCTATGGGGTGAGCCCCGCACGCATATAGATTTTCTCTTCCAACCTGTCAGCCCGGAAAGTACATATGTACAAATCCGGAATTATGGTTTTGAGGTGTTAGAAGATGAGCAACTGATCTCCTTTCTGACAGACTCTACCGGTGGATTCACGACTGTTGTAGACGGATTGAAAGTATATATGGAACAAGGCATCAATCCCGGGTTGATTGCAGACAAATTTCCTGCCGGACATTAG
- a CDS encoding VOC family protein codes for MAKVHHYLNFDGQAENAFNFYKSVFGGEFRSFMRYQDMPSPEEIPDEIGNRILHVVLPISKHFVLMGADVHDDYGSAINRGNNSFILLAADSSEEALRLYKGLSEGGEVEMPMEETYWSQLYSSFKDKYGICWMINYDGSKLDRWGQ; via the coding sequence ATGGCAAAAGTACATCATTACCTTAATTTTGACGGTCAGGCCGAAAATGCATTTAATTTTTACAAATCTGTATTTGGAGGAGAATTCAGATCCTTTATGCGCTATCAGGATATGCCTTCTCCTGAAGAAATACCGGATGAAATCGGCAACAGAATACTGCATGTAGTACTTCCTATCAGCAAACATTTTGTGCTTATGGGTGCTGATGTACATGATGACTATGGTTCTGCAATCAACAGAGGTAATAATTCTTTTATCTTACTGGCAGCAGATTCGTCTGAAGAAGCCTTGCGGCTGTATAAAGGATTATCTGAAGGTGGAGAGGTCGAGATGCCAATGGAAGAAACATATTGGTCTCAATTATACAGTTCCTTCAAAGATAAGTACGGAATATGCTGGATGATCAACTATGACGGAAGCAAACTTGACCGCTGGGGGCAATAG
- a CDS encoding adenine phosphoribosyltransferase, protein MIEQRLREVIRDIEDFPKPGIVFKDITPILKDAELCTAVVEAFIQRLEGKRIDAVAGIESRGFLFGMMLANRLNVPFIPIRKQGKLPYNTISESYALEYGQATIEVHEDAFEAGQHILIHDDLLATGGTVVAASKLIEKLGGQVAGFSFVISLDFLHSQGRLTRFNHDIISLVHYT, encoded by the coding sequence ATGATAGAACAACGATTAAGAGAAGTAATCCGGGATATTGAGGATTTTCCAAAACCCGGTATAGTTTTTAAAGATATTACACCCATACTGAAAGATGCGGAATTGTGTACGGCTGTAGTTGAAGCTTTTATACAGCGGCTGGAAGGTAAACGAATTGATGCAGTAGCGGGTATAGAGAGCAGAGGATTTCTTTTTGGGATGATGCTGGCAAACCGACTCAATGTTCCTTTTATTCCCATCCGCAAGCAGGGTAAGTTGCCGTACAATACGATTTCCGAATCTTATGCACTCGAATACGGACAAGCTACAATAGAGGTACATGAAGATGCATTCGAGGCCGGGCAGCATATTCTGATTCACGATGATCTGTTAGCTACGGGAGGGACAGTGGTGGCAGCAAGTAAGCTGATTGAAAAGCTAGGTGGTCAGGTAGCTGGTTTCAGTTTTGTGATCAGTCTGGATTTTTTACATAGTCAGGGCCGGTTGACCCGGTTTAATCACGATATTATTTCACTGGTACATTATACCTAA
- a CDS encoding helix-hairpin-helix domain-containing protein, producing the protein MNKLFYFFRLSRAEQNGFFVLLVLIGLMTFSPIVWNLIHTSPSVSYQLHIFEDDKTVQSYTEIEKQESLDPGSTYYSSKATPLNAVNYFEFDPNQLTAEGWEKLGFKAYQIRMILNYTTKGGKFYKKEDLRKIYAIKESDYQRIEAYIRIPRTPSPDHNSTTETSAKYPKTYQNTLKTVVIDINTADTTAWMSLKGIGPSFARRIVRFRDALGGFYTIQQIKEVYGMDAERYKTIESSLRVVSTDIRQLELNTLTAAELARHPYISYKQATAIANYRREHGNYKNINDLKAVLLLDEEFLRKLEPYLKF; encoded by the coding sequence ATGAATAAGCTATTTTATTTTTTCAGACTAAGCAGGGCAGAGCAAAATGGCTTCTTTGTGCTGCTGGTATTGATAGGCTTAATGACTTTCAGTCCGATCGTGTGGAATTTAATACATACATCACCTTCTGTTTCTTACCAGCTCCATATTTTTGAAGATGATAAAACGGTACAATCCTATACCGAAATAGAAAAGCAGGAATCTTTAGATCCGGGATCAACATATTATTCTTCCAAAGCTACGCCTCTTAATGCGGTGAACTATTTTGAATTTGATCCTAATCAACTTACAGCAGAAGGATGGGAAAAATTAGGATTCAAAGCCTATCAGATCCGTATGATCCTCAACTATACTACCAAAGGAGGTAAATTTTATAAAAAGGAGGATCTCCGCAAAATATATGCTATCAAAGAATCCGACTATCAACGGATTGAAGCATACATACGTATCCCCAGGACTCCATCACCGGATCATAATTCCACTACTGAAACATCAGCGAAATATCCCAAAACGTATCAAAATACGTTAAAAACAGTCGTTATCGATATCAATACGGCCGATACTACCGCATGGATGTCATTGAAAGGAATAGGACCTTCATTTGCCCGACGTATAGTCAGATTCAGAGATGCTCTCGGAGGATTCTATACGATTCAGCAGATTAAGGAAGTGTATGGTATGGATGCTGAGCGCTACAAAACGATCGAAAGTTCCTTGCGGGTTGTAAGTACAGATATCAGGCAACTGGAGCTGAATACACTGACTGCTGCTGAATTAGCCAGGCATCCTTATATAAGTTATAAACAGGCTACAGCTATTGCCAACTATCGTAGAGAACACGGGAATTATAAAAATATAAATGATTTAAAAGCAGTACTTCTTCTTGATGAAGAATTTTTGCGTAAACTTGAACCTTATTTGAAATTTTAG